The following proteins are co-located in the Desulfoscipio sp. XC116 genome:
- the mtrB gene encoding trp RNA-binding attenuation protein MtrB: MSEYNETTGEYIVIKALENGVTIIGLTRGRDTKFHHSEKLDKGEIMIAQFTQHTSAIKIRGRAEIMTKHGNLSTGQA, translated from the coding sequence ATGAGTGAATATAATGAGACAACCGGTGAATACATTGTTATTAAAGCCCTGGAAAACGGGGTAACTATCATTGGACTTACCCGCGGGCGTGATACAAAGTTCCACCATTCCGAAAAGCTGGATAAGGGCGAAATAATGATTGCTCAGTTTACTCAGCATACTTCGGCTATTAAGATACGCGGACGGGCCGAAATAATGACCAAGCACGGTAATTTAAGCACCGGCCAAGCTTAA
- a CDS encoding DNA polymerase III subunit alpha, which translates to MFVHLHVHTEYSLLDGAARIKDAVKTAVQMGMPSLAITDHGVMYGVVDFYKTCKKQNIKPVIGCEVYVAPRTRHDRTPRVDDNLHHLVLLAENNTGLKNLFKLVSLAFTEGFYYKPRVDKELLAAHSQGLIALSGCIAGEVASHIIKDNPAQAAQSAADYVDIFGQGNYYLELQDHGFAEQKIANRGLLQLHQKTGIPLVVTNDVHYVLREHAEMQDVLLCIQTGRTLDDPGRMKFQSQELYLKSEREMAGLFGELSEAMENTVRIADRCNVELKFGKLHLPEYKVPDGHTLDSYLRELCLKGTEWRYGGINDTVLKRLDYELGVIKQMGFSAYFLIVWDFIDYARQQGIPVGPGRGSAAGSVVAYVLGITELDPLKYDLLFERFLNPERVSMPDIDIDFCFERRGEVIEYVARKYGSDRVSQIATFGTMAAKAAIRDVGRTMGMAYGDVDRIAKLVPNDLKITIEKALRDSPELSQIYRENAQVHKLIDMAALLEGMPRHASTHAAGVVITRDPLTHYLPLYKAADGPLTTQFAKDPVEELGLLKMDFLGLRTLTVIADAVHMIDQNRGVKINISEIPLDDQPAFELLCRGDGVGVFQLESSGMRAILKELRPEEFEDIVPLVALYRPGPLGSGMVEDFIKGRHGEKKVEYLHPLLEPILKDTYGVILYQEQVMRIASDLGGFTLGEADLMRRAMGKKKPEILAGLRVQFTEGAQKNNVDADIAGQVFDLIEYFAGYGFNKSHSAAYALVAYQTAYLKANYPVEFMAALLTSVRDNTDKVSFYIEECRRMGIDVLPPDVNISGVNFTVAGENIRFGMAAIKNVGLNAVKCIIDIKEGGGPYTSFADFCQRVDTRLINRRVIENLIKSGALDSLGHYRSQMVASIDSGLGLAQLSQQDRQNGQRSLLDFWGDDVKNTISLDMPSIQEFDQGDLLVMEKEALGLYVSGHPLSQYRETIIRHTTHQTITLAELEDRTEVVVGGMLNAVKRITTKKGDNMAFANLEDLSGVVELVIFPRCYQQCVSLLKVDNPVLARGVTSVSGEEVKVIVNVLEAMALRKYGELYINFTEVSIEAITRVQMVLCSHPGECPVYLYFPRDKKLALADRRFWVNLDSDVVRQLTGFLGPERVKIKNTPVSQDNLKRGQAGKLACQTD; encoded by the coding sequence GTGTTTGTCCACTTGCATGTACACACCGAATACAGCCTGCTGGACGGGGCCGCCAGGATTAAGGATGCGGTTAAAACCGCTGTCCAAATGGGCATGCCTTCACTGGCCATTACCGACCACGGAGTTATGTATGGCGTGGTAGATTTTTACAAAACCTGCAAAAAACAAAATATTAAGCCGGTCATTGGCTGTGAGGTGTACGTGGCGCCGCGTACCAGGCATGACCGCACGCCCCGGGTGGACGATAATCTGCACCACCTGGTGTTGCTGGCGGAAAATAACACCGGGCTGAAAAATTTATTTAAACTGGTTTCCCTGGCTTTTACCGAAGGCTTCTATTACAAGCCTCGGGTGGATAAAGAGCTTTTGGCGGCTCACAGTCAGGGGTTAATTGCTTTAAGCGGCTGTATTGCCGGTGAAGTAGCCTCTCATATCATAAAGGATAACCCGGCGCAGGCGGCGCAAAGCGCAGCTGATTATGTGGATATATTTGGTCAAGGCAATTATTATCTGGAGCTGCAGGACCATGGTTTTGCCGAGCAAAAAATCGCCAACCGGGGACTGCTGCAGCTGCACCAAAAAACCGGTATACCTCTGGTAGTCACCAATGACGTGCATTATGTCTTGCGGGAGCACGCTGAAATGCAGGATGTTCTGCTGTGTATTCAAACCGGCAGGACCCTGGACGACCCCGGACGCATGAAATTTCAGTCCCAAGAGTTGTACCTGAAAAGTGAACGGGAAATGGCCGGATTGTTCGGTGAGCTTAGTGAGGCTATGGAAAATACCGTGCGTATTGCCGACCGCTGCAATGTGGAACTGAAATTCGGCAAACTGCATCTGCCCGAATATAAGGTGCCCGACGGGCATACGCTGGACTCTTACCTGCGGGAACTGTGCCTTAAAGGTACTGAATGGCGCTACGGCGGTATAAATGATACCGTGCTCAAAAGATTGGATTATGAACTGGGCGTAATTAAGCAAATGGGCTTTTCAGCTTATTTTCTAATTGTTTGGGACTTTATTGACTATGCCAGGCAACAAGGCATTCCGGTGGGGCCGGGCCGCGGTTCGGCTGCGGGCAGCGTGGTGGCTTATGTACTGGGCATCACCGAGCTTGATCCGCTGAAGTATGATTTATTGTTCGAGCGGTTTTTAAATCCCGAGAGGGTTTCCATGCCGGATATAGATATAGACTTCTGCTTTGAAAGGCGTGGCGAGGTCATTGAATATGTGGCCAGAAAATACGGCTCGGACCGGGTGTCCCAGATCGCCACCTTCGGTACGATGGCTGCCAAGGCGGCCATCCGCGATGTGGGGCGAACAATGGGCATGGCATACGGCGATGTGGACCGCATTGCCAAGTTGGTGCCCAACGACCTAAAAATTACTATTGAAAAAGCTTTGCGGGACTCCCCCGAATTGAGCCAGATATACCGGGAGAACGCCCAAGTACACAAGTTAATCGATATGGCCGCTTTGCTGGAGGGCATGCCCCGGCATGCTTCCACCCACGCCGCGGGGGTTGTGATCACCCGCGATCCCCTGACGCATTACTTGCCGCTGTATAAGGCCGCGGACGGCCCGCTGACCACCCAGTTTGCCAAGGATCCGGTTGAGGAACTGGGGCTGCTGAAGATGGACTTCCTGGGGCTGCGCACCTTGACGGTGATTGCCGACGCGGTACACATGATTGATCAAAACCGCGGGGTAAAAATAAACATTAGTGAAATACCCCTTGATGACCAGCCGGCATTTGAGTTGCTCTGCCGGGGCGACGGGGTGGGGGTCTTCCAACTGGAAAGCAGCGGCATGCGGGCTATACTGAAAGAATTAAGGCCCGAGGAATTCGAGGATATAGTCCCCCTGGTAGCCTTGTACAGGCCCGGGCCGCTGGGCAGCGGTATGGTGGAGGACTTTATTAAAGGTCGGCACGGTGAGAAGAAAGTGGAGTACCTGCACCCCTTACTGGAGCCCATATTAAAAGACACCTACGGAGTAATTCTTTATCAGGAACAGGTTATGCGTATTGCCAGTGACCTGGGGGGATTTACTCTGGGTGAGGCCGACCTCATGCGCCGGGCGATGGGTAAGAAAAAGCCGGAAATACTGGCCGGGCTGCGGGTTCAATTTACCGAAGGCGCGCAAAAGAATAATGTGGACGCTGATATTGCCGGTCAGGTATTTGACTTAATCGAGTATTTTGCCGGATACGGCTTTAATAAAAGCCATTCGGCGGCTTACGCGCTGGTTGCCTACCAGACGGCTTATTTAAAAGCCAACTACCCGGTAGAGTTTATGGCGGCGCTTTTAACATCGGTGCGGGATAATACGGATAAGGTTTCTTTTTATATTGAGGAATGCCGTCGCATGGGCATTGACGTACTGCCGCCGGACGTAAACATTAGCGGCGTTAACTTTACGGTAGCGGGCGAAAATATAAGATTTGGTATGGCCGCTATTAAAAATGTAGGTTTAAACGCTGTTAAGTGCATTATTGATATCAAGGAAGGCGGCGGCCCCTATACATCATTTGCGGACTTTTGTCAGCGAGTGGATACCCGACTGATCAACCGCCGGGTGATAGAAAACCTCATCAAAAGCGGCGCGCTGGATTCTCTGGGTCACTATCGCTCACAAATGGTGGCATCTATTGATTCCGGGCTGGGACTGGCACAGCTCAGCCAGCAGGATCGTCAAAACGGTCAGCGGTCATTGCTGGACTTCTGGGGAGACGATGTAAAAAACACAATTTCATTGGATATGCCCAGTATACAAGAGTTTGACCAGGGAGATTTGCTGGTCATGGAAAAGGAGGCGCTGGGCCTTTATGTCAGCGGGCACCCGCTGTCGCAGTACCGGGAAACAATTATCAGGCACACTACGCACCAAACGATAACCCTGGCGGAACTTGAGGACCGCACCGAAGTGGTGGTGGGGGGCATGCTCAATGCGGTGAAAAGAATAACCACCAAAAAGGGAGATAACATGGCCTTTGCCAACCTGGAGGATTTGTCGGGCGTGGTGGAGTTGGTGATTTTTCCACGCTGTTATCAGCAATGTGTCTCATTGCTTAAAGTAGATAATCCGGTTTTGGCCAGGGGGGTAACCAGTGTTAGCGGTGAAGAGGTCAAGGTCATTGTCAATGTGCTGGAAGCCATGGCTTTACGCAAATATGGCGAGCTTTATATTAATTTTACGGAAGTTTCTATAGAGGCTATCACCAGGGTGCAGATGGTTTTATGCTCCCATCCCGGTGAATGCCCGGTCTACCTGTACTTTCCCCGGGATAAAAAACTGGCGCTGGCGGACCGCCGCTTTTGGGTTAACCTGGATTCAGACGTGGTGCGGCAGCTTACCGGTTTTCTGGGTCCGGAAAGGGTAAAAATAAAGAATACGCCGGTAAGTCAGGATAACCTTAAGAGAGGCCAAGCGGGTAAACTAGCTTGTCAAACTGATTAG
- a CDS encoding sigma 54-interacting transcriptional regulator produces the protein MAMVNSVKKHISTQDDSYVFNSMANPVIAVDHRGRITIFNHACEKLFALTADQAVGRLVSEIIPYTGLIKVLKTGQAHIGRKFVLGNAIYVANRTPMIRDNCIVGAIGVIQEITELHHLAEELKQVTGQKNALESIFDNTNEGYISINNEGYINFVNDALARLLNKDPMSILNKHITEIIPEAKTHLMKINGRSQQSQIMRIGNKNVLISRYPVVSNGKVEGAISKVVYHDLDKLAALANRNIPVQANAKCSGVHYTLNDIIGTGKSINQLKDIVRRVARGPSTVLITGESGTGKELFAHALHGHSPRGKGPFIKVNCAAVPENLLESELFGYQEGAFTGARKGGQIGKFELAHGGTIFLDEIGDMPLTMQAKMLRVLQEKEIERLGGRSVKKVDVRIIAATNRDLAEMIAGGKFRQDLYYRLNVVNINIPALRERKEDISGLVNHFIYKFNHSFNLQITGCSEEVTDIFIGYHWPGNVREMENIIERAFNLVDGKIIELTHLPHYLLKEKATCRQSLAEKALPALLENVEREALLEALDKTGGNKLQAAKLLGISRAWLYKKIKQYQIGL, from the coding sequence ATGGCTATGGTCAACAGTGTAAAAAAACATATATCGACACAGGATGACAGCTATGTTTTTAACAGCATGGCCAATCCGGTTATAGCAGTGGATCACCGTGGCAGGATTACTATATTCAATCATGCTTGTGAAAAATTGTTCGCATTAACTGCCGATCAAGCTGTAGGGAGGTTGGTATCGGAGATTATTCCTTATACCGGGCTAATTAAAGTTTTAAAAACCGGCCAAGCTCACATCGGCAGAAAATTTGTGCTGGGCAATGCTATTTATGTAGCCAACCGCACTCCTATGATACGTGATAATTGCATTGTGGGGGCCATTGGGGTAATTCAGGAAATTACCGAACTGCACCACCTGGCTGAGGAACTTAAACAAGTAACCGGTCAGAAAAACGCTTTGGAATCAATATTTGATAATACCAATGAGGGGTATATCTCCATTAATAACGAAGGTTATATCAACTTTGTCAATGATGCTCTGGCAAGGTTGTTGAACAAAGATCCAATGAGCATTTTAAATAAACATATAACTGAAATAATACCTGAGGCTAAAACTCATTTAATGAAGATTAACGGTCGTTCTCAGCAAAGCCAGATCATGCGTATCGGAAACAAAAATGTGCTGATCAGTCGTTACCCGGTGGTCAGTAACGGTAAAGTAGAAGGCGCTATTAGTAAGGTGGTTTATCATGATCTCGATAAATTGGCTGCTTTAGCCAACCGGAATATACCGGTTCAAGCAAATGCAAAATGCTCCGGTGTGCATTATACATTGAACGATATTATCGGTACCGGTAAATCCATTAATCAGCTCAAGGATATTGTGCGGCGAGTGGCAAGAGGGCCGTCAACGGTACTTATTACGGGAGAAAGCGGTACCGGAAAAGAGCTCTTTGCCCACGCTCTGCATGGTCATTCACCACGCGGTAAAGGGCCTTTTATCAAAGTTAATTGTGCCGCGGTACCGGAGAATCTATTGGAATCTGAACTGTTTGGCTACCAGGAGGGCGCTTTTACCGGCGCTAGAAAAGGCGGTCAAATCGGTAAATTTGAACTGGCTCACGGTGGTACAATTTTTCTTGATGAGATAGGGGATATGCCCCTGACTATGCAGGCGAAAATGCTCAGGGTGCTGCAGGAAAAGGAAATTGAGCGACTGGGCGGCAGAAGTGTCAAAAAGGTGGATGTGCGGATAATTGCCGCCACAAACAGGGATCTGGCGGAAATGATTGCCGGCGGTAAATTCAGGCAGGATTTATACTATAGGCTTAATGTCGTAAACATAAACATACCGGCGCTGCGCGAGAGAAAAGAAGATATAAGCGGTCTGGTAAATCATTTTATTTATAAGTTCAACCACTCGTTTAACCTCCAAATCACTGGTTGCAGTGAAGAAGTTACCGATATTTTTATCGGTTATCACTGGCCTGGTAATGTGCGGGAGATGGAAAATATTATTGAACGGGCTTTTAACCTGGTAGATGGAAAAATCATCGAGTTGACGCACTTGCCTCATTATTTATTAAAAGAAAAAGCAACTTGTCGGCAGTCGCTGGCGGAAAAAGCATTGCCGGCTTTATTGGAGAATGTGGAACGGGAGGCGCTGCTGGAAGCACTGGATAAAACCGGCGGCAACAAGCTGCAGGCTGCCAAACTGTTGGGTATCTCACGTGCCTGGCTGTATAAAAAGATTAAACAGTATCAAATAGGGCTATAA